The Setaria viridis chromosome 6, Setaria_viridis_v4.0, whole genome shotgun sequence genome includes the window taTTGTAAGAAAAATAGTAGAATATGAGAGGAGTTGATACTCCAATCTCTTAAGACAAATCTCAGTTTGTCTTCTCCTAAGAATGGAGTAGTACTTATGTGCCTTATGAAAGCAATTTCAAGCTATCCTAAAATAAGTAGACATTTGTATGAACTAGAACAAACATATAACTAGTGCGTATTTCAAACAGCTCATCCTTTGGATTTATTCAAATCATCAGCCTAGCGAAAAAAAAGTCTAGGCTATCAAACAGACGAGCCTGCTTACATTCTCGGACCAGTGGCTTTTGGAGAAGCTCTGAGTAAGAAACTGAGCAATAACAACGACGACAGTGGAACAGAATTTCCAGAGCCGCCTATCCTAGTCTCAGAGAAAACCGGCCATCACCATGGAGACGCCGGCGAACATGACGACAGCCAGTCCGAAAGCCACCACCGGGGTGACGGCGCCAACGGCGACGGCGTGGACGGCTGAGGATGCGGCCACGATCCCCAGCATAAATGAGAGGCTGCCACGGCCGTGACGGTGCCCGTTCCCCCGCCCGTTGTCTTCACCGGACGCCTTCTTGGCTCCTGGTGGAATGGATCGCCGGCCTCAGCACCCGCGGACTTTTCAATGCGAATCTACACGATCAGGAACACAAGTTAAAAAAGATTATCAAAAGACTTGGAGACAATTTAATTACTTCATCTGCAATAAACTGGGTGTTGGGTACATTAATTACCTGCAGCAGCATGTCGCTGATGCCGATGATCAGCGCGCCGGGGTGCGGGTTCACCACTTCCCGCTGCCAACACAGATTTTAAGCTTTGTTCTGCTGGAATGAGTTCGTTCGCAGGTGAAATTTTGCGAGGTGGGGGGCGGGGGCTGTTATATAGAAGAGAGGTAGGGGAGGAAGGGCAGTTGCTCAAGGAAGACGAAGCTAGTTGCCCAGGGCAAGCCACGTCGGATGagattatttgtttttttagctgCACATTGGATTTTTCGTCTGCCGTTGGATGCAGCAGCCGACGGCGGGAATTCGAGGGACGCCGGCGGTCGGTGCCGTGCACGCGTGACGACAGCGATGACCGATGCATGCATATGGGGCCGCACGTGTCGATGGATTGATCGTGTAGTGCGACTCGATCGGCCGGTAGGCGATAGCGCTATCAGCATCAGATGATGCTACATGCAACGTACGCGTCGGTCTCGTGCATGTTCAATCGTGCAGTGTgcgtagtactccctccatccgaAATTATaaatctataatttagaacggaagAAGTGCTATTTGTTGAAATAAACCAGACAGGAGAGTTGCCAACTTGTAATACTATCATGTGTTATCACtaaccaaagttttagagcacGTCAAGAGCCCACTCAAGTGTTTTAGACCAATTGGAACTTGATTTTTACCATCCTTGGATCTTGAATCAAGGGTTAACATCTTCTCCATCAGTAATCCATTAGTAGATTTAAACCATTTCCCGAGTATTTTTCCAAATGGCCGGCGTTTATTGTTTTGTTTAGGATTTTTAGTATTTTTTCTTAAATAGCCAAGGGAGTTTTTTAGTCTAATTAAGATATATCCTGCAGCTGGTCGCCGAGTTCCCGCTGCCAACACAGATTTTAAGCTTTGTTCTGAAATGGATGTTGAGGAGATAATTGATCACCTGCAGCTGGTCGCCGATGTTGATGATGAGCGCGCCGGACTGCGGGTTGACGGCGACCCACTTGCCGTCTTGGGGTGAATTGATGCCTGAATGATTCCCGAGTCCGCGGCGTACACCTGACTCTCTCAGCTTGCCGGTGAAGCCAGCAATCAGACTTCACCGCCTTGGCACCTCTTGTGAGTCGTCTGGTGAACCAGTTGAAAGATGATGGATAGTAGGATATCCAAGAGTGTTCAACTGTGCTGACAACACTACTATCCAAGAGAGTCATGCCGGTGGAACAACGAGGAACCAAAATCAGTAAAGAGTCATGCCACCCGGTGGAAGCTGTTCAGTTCTCTCATGCTACATGACAAATTATTTGTCCAAAACGTCATCTTATTCTGAACAGAGATAGCATGTAGCAGATTCTTAGTTGATTAGCATTTCCTAGGACAAGAATAATTTTAGGAAAATTGCAAACAGATACTCAAAACATCACGCTTTCATCAAACTATGCACGTGATTGCATTTTATCCAATGCTGacacatagtttttttttttgaagaaacaggaggggagggtccctactggttatatattaaaagCTAAAAGGAAAACCAAGTACAGAAACAGGAAGAGCAAAACGAGAGCGAAGCAAAAGggaaaacagaaaagaaaacataCTACAAGGTGTGCAGCCTGTCATGCTGCGAACTAAGACACACAGTATTGTCTTACATCATCTCTCAGAAGAGACAGTATGGCATTACATGGCCAAACTATACTGAACACAAAGTGGTATTAGAGAGAGTATTGTCATCATCTCTCAGAAGAGACAGTATTATTGTATTACATGGCCAGAGGGAAGAAGGACACTTGAACTATAGTAGCTCACATTCATTATTGAGCCCACGCGGCATGAGAATGACAGCAAGcaggaggcagcagcagcaacagataCTCAATGCATCTGGGAGAGGCCAAGGATCCCAACGCTGATCAGGGagaggccgaggaggagcagagcaaaCATGCCGAAGCAGAGCACCTGGCCTGCTTCGCCGGAGACCGCCGTGACGGCGCAGGAAGCCATCACGAGCCCCACGACGGCGACGTTGCGACGAAGGAACTCTGCGAGAGCACGCACCTCAGCCAACACTGCCGGGACGACGGGTGCCAGGTCGGCGTCGGACATCTGGATGCCGACGGCGACGATGTTGGCGCCGGCGAGAACCCCCGCGAAGCAGAGTAGTAAGCCgaatccgccggcgccggagttgAATCCGGCGCTGACGGAGAACAGCAAGATGGCGAGGCCGGCGAACATCGCCGTGGTGCCCGGAGTGGTCATCGTCGGCCGCGTGGCACCGCAGTCCCCTGCTTAATTGGAGAGGGCCGTCGAGCGAGCAGGCGAGGCACCGCCGCACCGGGGAGGGAAGCGTTGCCAAAGAGGCAAAGAAtgcagcgggaggaggaggaggaggatctgGGCGGTGCGCAGCGGACGGGGAGAGCCGGAGGAGCGAGATGGTTGGGGTAGGGGAGGCCGGGGTGGCATACTGGCATTTATACCGGGGAAGAAGGAGGTTGCCGAAGAGGAGAAAAAGGCAACGGACATTTATAGTTTTATACCGAGAGGTGACCGGGCCGCCGACCCGCCGGGTGCACAGTCTGATAAATGATGCGTGGGGTCCGCCGTGGTGTCGACACCCCTCACCTGCCGCCTGGGCGTAGGAAGTGTTAAGGAAGTAAGCAGTGCCGGATTCAGACACGGGCCCGTACCAAACTAACCCGAACGAACTGAAGGTTTAAAATCTTATTAGCCATACACTATTAGacataacatatttttttaatatttttttaaagagcacaaataattatataattctTTAGATTCCAAGTGTTCAACAAATAGGCTCAAACAATATGTAGAACATTGAATGTAGAAAAGTATCAAATTAAgagtcttccatgacaaaaaaaaCCATACATGTTTTCATAAATTAACACCACTTCCACTTGTTCTGATGGGCTCAATTCTACATAAAAATTTCCAATACCTCAACCCTTTATAAAGTAAGATAACATTATGTATTGAAATAGACTAATACAACACAAAGTAAACAACACGCGCTCTCGTTTCTTGAAAACCTTGAAAGCGCTTTTGAAAGCGGCAGGAGATTCCCACCGTCATGTCATGCCGTCGTGTCGTGTCGTGTCGGCCGGCCCTCCGGCGTGATCCAACCGATGAGATTGGATTCATATCATATTGTTATTGATGCCATTTGGGAgacgggtgctaaactttaatcctgtcatatcggatattcggatgctaattagaaggactaaatataaactaattacaaaactaatagcagaatcactaggctaaatcacgagacgaatctattgagcctaattaatccatcattaatgaatggttactgtagcaccacattatcaaattatgaactaattagacttaatagattcgtctcgcgatttagcctaggagttgtgtaattaattttataattaatttagatttaatactcccaggaccctcctcccaaacacccccaggAAACTCTGGGCATCTCACATGCGTtctctgaaactctgaataaAATATGATTAAACCATCCGGCGGCGCGCGCTGCCGTCGTGTCGTAGCCTGCAGCTCACTGGCGTCAAGGACAGCGCGTGGGCCCAGCCTCACGGAGTACATCTGGATGTTGACGCGCGATGTTGCAGCTCAAGTGAACATGGCAGTATCGGCATTCCACTCTATCGACCACTTCATTTTCGCACACAGGCTTGTAATCATCCCACAGCTTAGCTATCTTATTTCTGAATCTGGATTGACCAATAGAAGCAGCCCCTGCTTGCGTATCATCACTGGCATGCTCATCCAACAGGTCCATAACTGCAGATAACAATACGACATTATCAGCTTTCTTGACAGGGCGTAGTTAAACTGCAACCTTGATTCCAACCAGAAAAGGAAATGCTTCACACAATGCAGGAGCGGCAATAATCTCTACAGATGGCTGGAGTGCTGGACATATCAGAAAACCAATTCGCACAGACAAACAAACAGTAGGTGCAGATGTGCATGCATTGATCATTAAGAGAAAGACCCAAAAAAAACTTTTAGTTCTCCCAAAATTGCTGGGTCCGAAAATCGATCCCACGACCTCTTGCTTGCTATCAAAAGGTAACACCTGTTCTCCACAACACTAACACGCGCCCTGCCGCTCCAATTTCTTGCAACTTCTAAGCCCGCAGAGCTGCAGCAACTAAAACGGTAGCCAATACCTAGCATTCCCCGCACCACTACTCCCCAAGCGAAGACTGCAACTTTCCGGCCCAAAACGAACAAGAACACCAGCTACGGCAGTGCCCGCCCATTCGCAGACACAAACAGCAGCAGGCAAGCAATTCGTTCCCCCCAAAAATTCGGGAAATAAAAAGCAACAGTAGCGAGAGGAGGATCGCATCACTTACTGGTTACTGCTCACCGGGAACTCGGAAAAGGAACATCATCGAATTAATGGAACGTGCAATGGCACTCGGAAGTCGGAATGCTTCCGAGGGGGGAgtcggaggagggaggagacggGGAGCAGAATGGAGGGTGGATTCGGGGTGGGTTCGGTGGTGCAGCAACTCCAATAGTTCCccaaaaattcttccccaaaacgaggtattggaagctatgctaaaatttttttcccccaaaaactaTATTAGCCCACAGAAGAACGCTAAAAACTAGCcctcaatatttcaaaacaaatTATGTCATCGTATTGAACCCATTAGTTGAGCTGCCCACCTCCCCCTCGTGATCTCCAGCGGCGCCGCCAGGAGCTCACGTCGCCGAAGGATTTTTCACGCCGGCAGGAACCCACGTCGCCAGGATGTCACGATCAGGTTTGTGCCATGGAGCTCATCCTCTACTGAAATACATACACCTCGTTCGCTGTTGCTGCTTCCACTTCGCGCTCGTGCTGCTTCTGCTGCCTGCTGAATtatttctctctccctcctcttcttgcGTTTGTGTACTGTTGGTGTGTTTGTGTACTGTTGGTGTGCAGCCGAAGCCGTCCGGGCGAGCCAATAGTTGCGTCACGATCAGGAATACATTAAACCTTGAAAACATCCAAAATGTACCCTAAAGAGAACCATAGACTTGCAGTAGGCAGGTATTGCTCTGCTCCATATTTTGGTTCCGGTAGCCTGCTACTGACTTGCATGCAGAACCAATCACTCTTCTATATCTCTGTCTCTAAGAGACCTCACAGAAAGTGAAGGAGATGAAGCTTGGAAGGCCAACTGTGTCCACTA containing:
- the LOC117860309 gene encoding uncharacterized protein; translated protein: MTTPGTTAMFAGLAILLFSVSAGFNSGAGGFGLLLCFAGVLAGANIVAVGIQMSDADLAPVVPAVLAEVRALAEFLRRNVAVVGLVMASCAVTAVSGEAGQVLCFGMFALLLLGLSLISVGILGLSQMH